A part of Streptomyces sp. NBC_01210 genomic DNA contains:
- a CDS encoding ABC transporter permease, whose amino-acid sequence MGRYVIRRLLQMIPVFFGATLLIFLMVNVMGDPIAGLCGERQCDPATAAQLRKEFGLDKPVWQQYLTYMGNVFTGDFGTAFNGQPVTELMGEAFPVTIRLTVVAIVFEMFIGITLGVITGLKRGRPVDTSVLLLTLVVISVPTFVTGLILQLLLGVEWGIIKPAVSPEAPINELIIPGLVLASVSLAYVTRLTRTSIAENARSDYVRTAKAKGLPRRRVISRHLLRNSLIPVITFIGTDIGALMGGAIVTERIFNIHGVGYQLYQGILRQNTQTVVGFVTVLVIVFLVANLLVDLLYAVLDPRIRYA is encoded by the coding sequence ATGGGACGTTATGTGATCCGGCGTCTGCTGCAGATGATCCCGGTCTTCTTCGGTGCCACGCTGCTGATCTTCCTCATGGTGAACGTGATGGGGGACCCCATCGCAGGACTCTGCGGCGAGCGGCAGTGCGACCCGGCGACGGCCGCCCAGCTGCGCAAGGAGTTCGGCCTCGACAAGCCGGTGTGGCAGCAATACCTGACGTACATGGGCAATGTCTTCACCGGCGACTTCGGCACCGCCTTCAACGGACAGCCGGTCACCGAGCTGATGGGCGAGGCCTTCCCCGTCACCATTCGGCTCACTGTCGTCGCGATCGTCTTCGAGATGTTCATCGGCATCACGCTCGGTGTGATCACGGGCCTGAAGCGCGGCCGCCCCGTCGACACCAGCGTGCTGCTGCTCACCCTGGTCGTCATCTCCGTCCCGACCTTCGTCACCGGTCTCATCCTCCAGCTGCTGCTGGGTGTCGAGTGGGGCATCATCAAGCCCGCCGTCTCACCGGAGGCGCCGATCAATGAGCTGATCATCCCCGGTCTTGTGCTCGCATCGGTCTCGCTCGCCTATGTCACCCGGCTGACCCGGACCTCGATCGCCGAGAATGCCCGCTCCGACTACGTCCGCACCGCGAAGGCGAAGGGCCTGCCCAGGCGCCGGGTGATCAGCCGTCATCTGCTGCGCAACTCACTGATTCCGGTGATCACCTTCATCGGCACCGATATCGGAGCACTGATGGGCGGCGCGATCGTCACCGAGCGCATCTTCAACATCCATGGCGTCGGCTACCAGCTCTACCAGGGCATCCTGCGCCAGAACACCCAGACCGTCGTGGGCTTCGTGACCGTGCTCGTCATCGTCTTCCTGGTGGCGAATCTGCTGGTCGACCTTCTGTACGCCGTTCTCGACCCGAGGATCCGGTATGCCTGA
- a CDS encoding ABC transporter permease, which translates to MPEPQYDNGGAIASTGAGGAMDLATTEGATLEKRPGGPEGTGPAEKPRSLWSDAWRDLRRNPVFIISGLIILFLVFIAIWPQSIATQNPLQCDLAKAQQGSQPGHPFGFNAQGCDVYTRTVYGARTSVTVGVCATLGVALLGSALGGLAGFFGGASDAVLSRVTDIFFGIPVVLGGLVLLSVVTSTTVWPVIGFMVLLGWPQLSRIARGSVITAKQNDYIQAARALGASNSRILLRHISPNAIAPVIVVATIALGTYIALEATLSYLGVGLKPPTVSWGIDISSASPYIRNAPHMLLWPAGALAVTVLAFIMLGDAVRDALDPKLR; encoded by the coding sequence ATGCCTGAGCCTCAGTACGACAACGGGGGAGCCATCGCCTCCACCGGCGCGGGCGGTGCGATGGACCTCGCGACCACCGAGGGGGCGACCCTGGAGAAGCGCCCCGGCGGCCCGGAGGGCACCGGGCCTGCCGAGAAGCCGCGCAGCCTCTGGTCCGACGCCTGGCGCGATCTGCGTCGCAACCCCGTCTTCATCATCTCGGGCCTGATCATCCTCTTCCTGGTCTTCATCGCGATCTGGCCCCAGTCGATCGCCACCCAGAATCCGCTCCAGTGCGACCTCGCCAAGGCCCAGCAGGGCTCCCAGCCCGGCCATCCCTTCGGCTTCAACGCGCAGGGCTGCGACGTCTATACGCGTACCGTCTACGGCGCGCGGACCTCGGTCACCGTCGGCGTCTGCGCCACTCTCGGTGTGGCGTTGCTCGGTTCCGCCCTCGGCGGTCTGGCCGGTTTCTTCGGCGGGGCGTCGGACGCGGTCCTCTCCCGGGTCACCGATATCTTCTTCGGCATCCCCGTCGTCCTCGGCGGTCTGGTTCTGCTGTCCGTCGTCACCAGCACCACGGTCTGGCCCGTCATCGGCTTCATGGTGCTGCTGGGCTGGCCGCAGCTCTCCCGTATCGCACGCGGCTCGGTCATCACCGCCAAACAGAACGACTACATCCAGGCGGCCCGGGCGCTCGGTGCGTCCAACTCCCGGATCCTGCTGCGGCACATCAGCCCCAACGCCATCGCGCCGGTGATCGTCGTGGCGACCATCGCGCTCGGTACCTATATCGCCCTGGAGGCGACGCTCTCCTACCTCGGGGTGGGGCTGAAGCCGCCGACCGTGTCCTGGGGCATCGACATCTCCTCCGCGTCCCCGTACATCCGCAACGCGCCGCACATGCTGCTCTGGCCGGCCGGCGCGCTGGCGGTCACGGTGCTCGCGTTCATCATGCTCGGCGACGCGGTGCGCGACGCCCTCGACCCCAAGCTGCGCTGA
- a CDS encoding ABC transporter ATP-binding protein: MLLEVRDLHVEFRTRDGVAKAVNGVNYTVDEGETLAVLGESGSGKSVTAQAIMGILDSPPGKIAGGEILFRGQDLLRLKEEERRKIRGAGMAMIFQDALSSLNPVLSVGDQLGEMFTVHRKMSRRDARATAVELMERVGIPGAKERVGQYPHQFSGGMRQRIMIAMALSLEPDLIIADEPTTALDVTVQAQVMDLLAQLQSELNMGLILITHDLGVVADVADKIAVMYAGRIVETAPVHDIYKAPAHPYTKGLLESIPRLDQKGRELYAIKGLPPNLMNIPPGCAFNPRCPMAQDVCRTDVPPLYEVSEDRRSACHFWQETLNG, from the coding sequence ATGCTGCTCGAAGTGCGTGATCTGCACGTGGAGTTCCGTACCAGGGACGGCGTGGCCAAGGCCGTCAACGGCGTCAACTACACGGTGGACGAAGGCGAGACGCTCGCCGTGCTGGGCGAGTCCGGGTCCGGCAAGTCCGTCACCGCGCAGGCGATCATGGGAATCCTGGACTCGCCTCCGGGGAAGATCGCCGGCGGCGAGATCCTCTTCCGGGGACAGGATCTGCTGCGGCTCAAGGAGGAGGAGCGGCGGAAGATCCGCGGGGCCGGGATGGCCATGATCTTCCAGGACGCTCTCTCGTCCTTGAACCCGGTGCTGAGCGTCGGCGACCAGCTCGGCGAGATGTTCACCGTCCACCGCAAGATGTCGCGCAGGGACGCGCGGGCCACGGCCGTCGAGCTGATGGAACGCGTGGGCATCCCGGGGGCGAAGGAGCGGGTCGGGCAGTATCCGCACCAGTTCAGCGGCGGTATGCGCCAGCGCATCATGATCGCCATGGCGCTGTCCCTGGAGCCGGACCTGATCATCGCGGACGAGCCGACAACAGCGCTGGACGTCACCGTCCAGGCCCAGGTGATGGATCTGCTGGCCCAGCTCCAGAGCGAGCTGAACATGGGGCTCATCCTGATCACCCACGACCTGGGCGTGGTCGCCGACGTCGCCGACAAGATCGCGGTGATGTATGCGGGCCGGATCGTCGAGACGGCTCCTGTCCACGACATCTACAAGGCCCCGGCCCACCCGTACACCAAGGGTCTGCTGGAGTCGATCCCGCGGCTGGACCAGAAGGGCCGGGAGCTGTACGCGATCAAGGGCCTGCCGCCCAACCTGATGAACATCCCGCCCGGCTGCGCCTTCAACCCGCGCTGTCCGATGGCGCAGGACGTGTGCCGGACCGATGTGCCGCCGCTGTACGAGGTGTCGGAGGATCGCAGGAGCGCCTGCCACTTCTGGCAGGAGACACTCAATGGCTGA
- a CDS encoding ABC transporter ATP-binding protein, with translation MAEAILEVRGLVKHYPLTRGILFKKQVGAVRAVDGVDLDLVAGETLGIVGESGCGKSTLARMLVHLERPTAGAIRYRGDDITKLSGRALKAVRRNIQMVFQDPYTSLNPRMTVGDIIGEPYEIHPEVLPKGDRRRKVQDLLDVVGLNPEYINRYPHQFSGGQRQRIGIARGLALQPEIIVADEPVSALDVSVQAQVINLLDKLQSEFSLSYVFIAHDLSIVRHISDRVGVMYLGRIVEIGKDAEIYDHPTHPYTQALLSAVPVPDPEARERRERIILHGDVPSPANIPSGCRFRTRCWKAQERCALEVPLLEVPAVFRPASGPTRHPSACHFAEEKHVVPTEEEPGGE, from the coding sequence ATGGCTGAAGCGATCCTGGAGGTCCGCGGTCTGGTCAAGCACTATCCGCTCACCCGGGGCATCCTCTTCAAGAAGCAGGTCGGCGCGGTCAGGGCGGTGGACGGCGTCGATCTCGACCTGGTGGCGGGCGAGACGCTCGGCATCGTGGGGGAGTCGGGCTGCGGCAAGTCGACGCTCGCCAGGATGCTGGTGCACCTGGAGCGGCCCACGGCCGGCGCGATCCGATACCGGGGCGACGACATCACCAAGCTGTCCGGGCGCGCGCTGAAGGCGGTCCGCCGCAACATCCAGATGGTGTTCCAGGACCCGTACACCTCGCTCAATCCACGGATGACGGTCGGCGACATCATCGGTGAGCCGTACGAGATCCATCCCGAGGTGTTGCCCAAGGGGGACCGGCGCCGCAAGGTGCAGGACCTTCTCGATGTCGTCGGGCTCAACCCCGAGTACATCAACCGCTACCCGCACCAGTTCAGCGGCGGCCAGCGGCAGCGCATCGGCATCGCGCGCGGGCTGGCTCTCCAGCCGGAGATCATCGTGGCCGACGAGCCGGTCTCCGCGCTGGACGTCTCCGTGCAGGCGCAGGTCATCAATCTGCTGGACAAGCTGCAGAGCGAATTCAGCCTCAGCTATGTCTTCATCGCGCACGACCTGTCGATCGTCCGGCACATCTCGGACCGGGTGGGCGTGATGTATCTGGGGCGAATTGTGGAGATCGGCAAGGACGCGGAGATCTACGACCATCCGACGCATCCCTACACCCAGGCGCTGCTGTCGGCGGTTCCGGTGCCGGACCCGGAGGCGCGTGAGCGCCGTGAGCGGATCATTCTGCACGGCGATGTCCCGTCGCCGGCCAACATCCCGTCGGGCTGCCGTTTCCGCACGCGCTGCTGGAAGGCGCAGGAGCGGTGCGCGCTGGAGGTGCCGCTGCTGGAGGTGCCTGCGGTGTTCCGGCCGGCGAGCGGGCCGACGCGGCATCCGTCGGCCTGCCACTTCGCGGAGGAGAAGCACGTGGTGCCGACGGAGGAGGAGCCGGGCGGTGAGTGA